The genomic interval GGTTCGGGTCATCTACCTTTATTTTTAGGTTATGTCGGTAATAAATTAATAGATGGTGCAGCAGTAGGCGGCGTATTTCAATCTCCAAGCTCAGAACAAATATATGAGGTCACAAAGAAAGTAAATCAAGGCAGTGGAGTTCTTTATTTATATGGAAATTATACAGGAGATATAATTAACTTTGATATGGCCTCGGAAATGGCAGACATGGACGGAATAAAGACTATTCAGGTTCTTGGAAATGACGATGCTGCTTCTTCGATAAAAGGTGAAGAGAATAAAAGAAGGGGAGTTGCAGGGTTGGTATTTGCCTTTAAGACAGCTGGAGCTTGCGCAGATGAAGGATCATCGCTTAAAGAAGTTGCAAGAATTGCACAGAAGACAGTGGATAATACTCGAACGATGGGTGTAGCATTAACTCCATGTATAATCCCTGAAGTTGGACATTCAACATTCACAATAGGTGATGATGAAATGGAAATTGGAATGGGTATACATGGTGAGCCTGGAATTAACAGAGGAAAGCTTATGACGGCTGATGAAACCGTTAATGTAATGCTTGATCATATATTCAGCGACTTCGAGTATAAAAGCGGAGATGAAGTAGCTGTAATAATTAATGGCTTAGGGGCTACTCCTCTTGAAGAATTATATATTATATACAGAAAAGTTTATCTCACATTAAAAGATAAAGGAATAGAAGTACA from Clostridia bacterium carries:
- a CDS encoding dihydroxyacetone kinase subunit DhaK, whose translation is MKKFINNPKDFVDEMIEGILYAHPEKLKYVNNDLRCLVRADKTRKDKVGIMTGGGSGHLPLFLGYVGNKLIDGAAVGGVFQSPSSEQIYEVTKKVNQGSGVLYLYGNYTGDIINFDMASEMADMDGIKTIQVLGNDDAASSIKGEENKRRGVAGLVFAFKTAGACADEGSSLKEVARIAQKTVDNTRTMGVALTPCIIPEVGHSTFTIGDDEMEIGMGIHGEPGINRGKLMTADETVNVMLDHIFSDFEYKSGDEVAVIINGLGATPLEELYIIYRKVYLTLKDKGIEVHRVYVGEFASSMEMAGMSISLLKLDDELKRFIDVPCDSPFFKQL